CTGATGATTGTCGTAAGCGCCGAGGTCAGTTGATTATGAACATCCGTATTCATGTATGAAGGTTATCGAGGAATCAGAGGCTTGTACATGACTTTATGGGGACCGATGTCTTTCATTTCAAACAGAGGTCCGTGATAGTAAAATCCGAGTTTTTCATAGAATGGAAACGCTTTGATGCGAGCATTGAACCATAAAAGATCGCAGCGTTTTGAACGAAGATGTTCGACTCCATAGCGCAAAAGTTTTTGGCCAAAGCCCTGGCCTTGATATTTGTCGTCAGTCGCCATTCCACGCAAACGATACGGGAAGCCCGCAGAAAAATCGGGATGTGACTCTAGAAGAAAAGTCGCCACAGAAACAAGTTTGTCTGCGTGAAAAAGACCGAAATGGTAAGTGGTCGGTAAATCATCCCCGACATTGATA
This region of Bdellovibrio sp. BCCA genomic DNA includes:
- a CDS encoding GNAT family N-acetyltransferase, with product MSLQYDIREITTAETLPLRQRVLKPFLHPDECINVGDDLPTTYHFGLFHADKLVSVATFLLESHPDFSAGFPYRLRGMATDDKYQGQGFGQKLLRYGVEHLRSKRCDLLWFNARIKAFPFYEKLGFYYHGPLFEMKDIGPHKVMYKPLIPR